The following are from one region of the Pyramidobacter piscolens W5455 genome:
- a CDS encoding flavodoxin family protein produces MKKALLINGSPHREGCTFTALAELQKALDGAGVAGDLLWLGTKPMQDCTSCGRCEATGLCVFGDQVNEVLDQLDDYGAIVAGSPVYYSGATGRLCSFLDRLFYAGGDRMAGKLGAAVVSCRRGGSTASFERLNQYFLISNMFVVGSQYWNQVHGFTPDDVRQDAEGLQTMRTLGVNMAWMLRSIEAGQKAGIPAPAYEEHVWTHFIG; encoded by the coding sequence ATGAAAAAAGCGCTTTTAATCAACGGCAGCCCGCATCGGGAAGGTTGCACTTTCACCGCGCTGGCCGAACTGCAAAAGGCGTTGGACGGCGCGGGCGTCGCCGGCGACCTGCTTTGGCTGGGGACAAAGCCCATGCAGGACTGTACCTCCTGCGGCCGCTGCGAAGCGACGGGACTCTGCGTCTTCGGCGACCAGGTCAACGAAGTGCTGGATCAGCTCGACGATTACGGCGCCATCGTGGCCGGCTCGCCGGTCTACTATTCCGGGGCGACGGGACGCCTGTGTTCGTTTCTCGACCGCCTTTTCTACGCCGGCGGCGACCGCATGGCCGGCAAGCTGGGGGCGGCCGTGGTGTCCTGCCGGCGCGGCGGATCCACAGCCTCGTTCGAGCGGCTCAATCAGTACTTTCTGATCAGCAACATGTTCGTTGTCGGTTCGCAGTACTGGAACCAAGTGCACGGCTTCACGCCCGACGACGTGCGCCAGGACGCCGAGGGACTTCAGACCATGCGCACGCTGGGGGTCAACATGGCCTGGATGCTCCGTTCCATCGAAGCCGGGCAGAAGGCCGGCATTCCCGCGCCGGCCTACGAGGAACACGTTTGGACGCACTTCATCGGTTGA
- the rfbA gene encoding glucose-1-phosphate thymidylyltransferase RfbA has protein sequence MARKGVILAAGLGTRLHPMTLAVNKQLIPVYDKPMIYYAIWVLIKAGVRDIMLVTSEVDKNSFERLLGDGSRFGIHMHYTVQYVPNGLVDAFVQTEDFIAGDPCVLILGDNIFYGSGFPAMLSKASAQMEGATVFGANVPDPERFGVASFNEEGKVLTLEEKPVHPKSNCAVVGLYFFDGKVMQYAHELRRQIPADKEVSITDVNRVYMEQGKLDLQVFPQGFAWLDSGTYDSLLEASNYVARVEREQGHMICCPEEAAYSAGFLALEKLREYGEADKNNNYGRYLTKLYHQFKK, from the coding sequence ATGGCCAGAAAAGGAGTAATTCTCGCGGCCGGTCTCGGCACCAGGCTCCATCCCATGACTTTAGCCGTGAATAAACAGCTTATCCCCGTTTATGACAAACCGATGATCTATTATGCGATCTGGGTGCTGATCAAGGCGGGGGTGCGCGACATCATGCTCGTCACGTCCGAAGTCGACAAAAACAGTTTCGAACGGCTGCTCGGCGACGGCTCCCGTTTCGGCATCCATATGCATTACACGGTTCAATACGTGCCCAACGGTCTGGTCGACGCGTTTGTCCAGACGGAGGATTTTATCGCCGGCGATCCCTGCGTGCTGATCCTCGGCGACAACATCTTCTACGGTTCCGGGTTCCCCGCCATGCTCAGCAAGGCGTCCGCGCAGATGGAGGGTGCCACCGTTTTCGGCGCCAACGTGCCCGATCCGGAACGTTTCGGCGTCGCTTCTTTCAACGAAGAAGGCAAGGTCCTGACGCTCGAGGAAAAGCCTGTACATCCCAAATCGAACTGCGCCGTCGTCGGCCTGTATTTCTTCGACGGCAAGGTCATGCAGTACGCCCACGAGCTGCGCCGGCAGATCCCGGCTGACAAGGAAGTGTCGATCACCGACGTGAATCGCGTTTACATGGAGCAGGGCAAGCTCGACTTGCAGGTGTTCCCGCAGGGATTTGCGTGGCTCGACTCCGGCACGTACGACAGTCTGCTGGAGGCGTCCAATTACGTGGCGCGCGTCGAGCGCGAGCAGGGGCACATGATCTGCTGTCCCGAGGAGGCGGCTTACAGCGCCGGATTTCTCGCTCTCGAAAAGCTGCGCGAGTACGGCGAGGCGGACAAAAACAACAATTACGGCCGCTATCTGACGAAGCTTTACCATCAGTTCAAGAAGTGA
- a CDS encoding M20/M25/M40 family metallo-hydrolase: MIDSERLVKNFCAYARTDSESFDEGAMEERLVADLKALGCEVRTDDAGSKTGSTGNNIYAFYKGTLPGEPLIYSCHMDTVAPGKGVAPVVKDGVISSGGDTILAADDKAGIAGIVEALTVVREKGLPCHDFEIVVTIGEEQGLLGAKNFNFSQVKGKEAVVLDGAGDVGTIVPNAPGQIKLHAVVTGRSAHAGLAPEKGISAIQAAARGVAAMNLLRVDGETTCNIGTFKSESATNIVPAKAEIIAEVRSRNLDKLNAQAAHMRDCLRKACDELGATLDCELKTTYVSFACPDDHPLMKRLRAACEAIGCPVRRVDGGGGSDANVMALSGITPVVLGTGMTDVHTVNETITVKNLEDTARLVLRLMTD, encoded by the coding sequence ATGATCGACAGCGAACGACTGGTAAAGAACTTCTGCGCCTACGCGCGGACCGACAGCGAAAGCTTCGACGAAGGCGCCATGGAAGAGCGGCTCGTCGCCGACCTCAAAGCCCTCGGCTGCGAGGTACGCACCGACGACGCCGGGAGCAAAACCGGCTCCACCGGCAACAACATTTACGCCTTTTACAAGGGCACGCTGCCCGGCGAGCCGCTGATCTACTCGTGCCACATGGACACCGTCGCGCCGGGGAAAGGCGTCGCCCCCGTCGTCAAAGACGGCGTCATTTCCAGCGGCGGCGACACGATCCTCGCCGCCGACGACAAGGCGGGCATCGCCGGCATCGTCGAGGCGCTGACCGTCGTCCGCGAAAAAGGGCTGCCCTGCCACGACTTCGAGATCGTCGTCACCATCGGCGAGGAACAGGGCCTGCTGGGCGCCAAGAACTTCAATTTCAGCCAGGTCAAAGGCAAGGAAGCCGTGGTCCTCGACGGCGCCGGCGACGTCGGCACGATTGTCCCCAACGCGCCGGGCCAGATCAAGCTGCACGCCGTCGTCACGGGGCGCAGCGCCCACGCCGGCCTGGCGCCGGAAAAAGGCATCAGCGCCATCCAGGCGGCCGCCCGCGGCGTCGCGGCCATGAACCTGCTGCGCGTCGACGGGGAGACGACCTGCAACATCGGCACGTTCAAATCCGAAAGCGCGACCAACATCGTTCCCGCCAAAGCCGAAATTATCGCCGAAGTCCGCAGCCGCAACCTCGACAAGCTCAACGCCCAGGCCGCGCACATGCGCGACTGCCTGCGGAAAGCCTGCGACGAACTTGGCGCCACGCTCGACTGCGAGCTGAAGACGACCTACGTCAGCTTCGCGTGCCCCGACGATCATCCGCTGATGAAGCGCCTGCGCGCGGCCTGCGAGGCGATCGGCTGCCCGGTCCGCCGCGTCGACGGAGGCGGCGGCAGCGACGCCAACGTGATGGCGCTTTCCGGCATCACGCCCGTCGTGCTCGGCACCGGCATGACAGACGTGCACACCGTCAACGAAACGATCACCGTCAAAAATCTCGAAGACACGGCCAGGCTCGTCTTGCGTCTGATGACCGACTGA